The Halobacterium hubeiense genome contains the following window.
GGGACCTCGTCCCGCTGCGTCTTCCCCACGGAGGCCGACGAACCCGCCGGCGTTCACGAGGCCGTCTTTCTTCCCGCTCATCACGCAGGCGTCGGCGTACGAGAGCTGCTCGCGCGCGACGGCGGCGACCGACTCGCCGGCGAACTCGTCCTCGCGTCGCTGCACGAAGTAGGCGTTCTCCGCGAACCGGCAGGCGTCGACGACGAACGTCGCGTCGATGTCGTCGGCGAACGCCGCTACCTCTCGCGTGTTCGCGACGCTGACGGGCTGGCCGGCCATGGAGTTGTTCGTGATTGTGAGCACGACCGCGGGGACGTTCTCGGCGCCGACCTCCTCGACGACGCGGCGCCCGGTCTCGACGTCGAAGTTCCCCTTGAACGGGTGGTCGCTGTCGCCGTCCCGCGCTTCCGGGACGGGGCAGTCCACGGGGTCGCCGCCGTTCGCAGCGACGTGGGCGCGCGTCGTGTCGAAGTGCGCGTTGTTCAGCACGACGTCGCCCTCGGTGACGAGCGCGCCGTAGAGGACGTTCTCCGCGCCGCGGCCCTGATGGGCGGGGACGATTCGCTCGAACCCCATGACGTCTCGGACGGCGGCCTCGAGCTCGCGGAAGCTCTCGCTGCCCGCGTACGCCTCGTCGCCCGTGAACATCGCCGCCCACTGCTCGTTGCTCATCGTGCCGGTGCCCGAGTCCGTCAGGAGGTCGACGAACACGTCGCTGCTGTCGAGGTTGAAGACGTTGAAGCCGGCCTCGCGCAGCGCCGCCTCGCGGTCCGCGCGGTCGAGCAGCCGGACGGGTTCGACCATCGTCGCCTTGTACGAGCGCATACCGCTCGTAGGGCGCTCAGCGTGAAGAATACCGCCGAAGGAGACGTGTACGCCCGTGTACAGGCGTGTACGGTGTGGTGCAGTCGCGTGCGGTTACGACTCGAAGTGGTCCTGGACGATGTCCAGCGTCTGCTCGCGGTCGTCCC
Protein-coding sequences here:
- a CDS encoding tryptophanase, producing the protein MRSYKATMVEPVRLLDRADREAALREAGFNVFNLDSSDVFVDLLTDSGTGTMSNEQWAAMFTGDEAYAGSESFRELEAAVRDVMGFERIVPAHQGRGAENVLYGALVTEGDVVLNNAHFDTTRAHVAANGGDPVDCPVPEARDGDSDHPFKGNFDVETGRRVVEEVGAENVPAVVLTITNNSMAGQPVSVANTREVAAFADDIDATFVVDACRFAENAYFVQRREDEFAGESVAAVAREQLSYADACVMSGKKDGLVNAGGFVGLRGEDAAGRGPSGNPTQSDDDLYERCRQRGILFEGFSTYGGMSGRDLAAFAVGLREAVEPPYVAERVAQVEALCDALADRGVPVYQPAGGHAVYVNANEALPHLPREQFPGQALVCELYREGGVRAVELGRFAFPDTDRADLVRLAVPRRTYGPDHLEHVADTAAAVCEKGEEVTGYEVVSEPPMPELRHFSAELRPVDENAHAPSQ